Proteins from one Oncorhynchus gorbuscha isolate QuinsamMale2020 ecotype Even-year linkage group LG18, OgorEven_v1.0, whole genome shotgun sequence genomic window:
- the LOC124003444 gene encoding cytoplasmic phosphatidylinositol transfer protein 1-like isoform X2 yields MLLKEYRICMPLTVEEYRIGQLYMISKHSHEQSDRGEGVEVVQNEPFEDPAHGQGQFTEKRVYLNSKLPSWARAVVPNIFYVTEKAWNYYPYTITEYTCSFLPKFSIHIETKYEDNKGSNDNIFSDSENKDQEREVCFVDIAYDEIPERYYKESEDLRYFKSEKTSRGMLQEGWRDTQEPIMCSYKLVTVKFEVWGLQTRVEQFVHKVVRDVLLLGHRQAFAWVDEWIDMNLDDVREYEKSMHEQTNIKVCHEQQEHSTNSPSLDDIEIHDKVST; encoded by the exons tACAGGATTGGCCAGCTGTATATGATCAGCAAGCACAGCCATGAGCAGAGTGACCGCGGTGAGGGGGTGGAGGTGGTCCAGAATGAACCGTTTGAGGACCCCGCCCACGGTCAGGGCCAGTTCACAGAGAAACGTGTCTATCTCAACAG TAAATTGCCCAGCTGGGCTCGAGCAGTGGTGCCCAACATCTTCTACGTAACAGAGAAGGCCTGGAACTACTACCCTTATACCATAACag AGTACACC TGTTCTTTCTTGCCCAAGTTCTCCATTCACATAGAGACGAAATACGAGGACAACAAAGGCAGCAATGACAAC atCTTCTCAGACAGTGAAAATAAAGACCAGGAAAGAGAAGTGTGTTTTGTGGATATCGCCTACGACGAGATCCCTGAGAGATACTATAAAGAGTCTGag GACCTGCGGTACTTCAAGTCAGAGAAGACGTCGAGGGGCATGCTGCAGGAGGGCTGGAGGGACACCCAGGAGCCCATCATGTGCTCCTACAAGCTGGTCACCGTCAAGTTTGAAGTGTGGGGCCTGCAGACGCGCGTAGAGCAGTTTGTACACAAG gtgGTGCGTGACGTGCTGCTCCTGGGCCACAGGCAGGCTTTTGCCTGGGTGGATGAGTGGATCG ATATGAACTTGGATGACGTGCGGGAATACGAGAAAAGTATGCATGAACAAACCAACATTAAAGTTTGCCATGAGCAGCAAGAGCATTCCACGAACTCCCCATCACTGGATGACATAGAGATTCATGACAAAGTCAGC acaTGA
- the LOC124003090 gene encoding nucleolar protein 11-like → MATLFEGFTLCGLVQTPSASDSAIQGIELDGDSDHAVVTDSTRAVTLYKVSDQKPLGSWTVKQGQLLTCPAVFNFQTKEYVVVSDNKVIRVWKEEDLNLDKAFKATVSADVWRVHSAPGGEPVVLFQRGAVRLLDSLLSAPQQPIEDILSEEEDIRWSTNIVAEKQHFVLFTTEQRGEHFLYVQRLNPNTLQKYRLEREDSGASPLSFSASLRDKHINLLYLYPNGCVYQCVVAVQGPVGLEEVQALPRSLRLRLPVGEGELGAASAVALDEAHVAVVGMPHPSARTGKDFLCIWNTNFQTLQAGKEMVGRIRGQVWCYLGKLFVPHGKALSVIPYECQKSSLASALGKLRHPGIAVSKSSVAIPSWNTLLHGDQPQGPTKIVDTRKSKLRRKSQSVPALTVDQVLELIKTGPVEEVRREVEALVSRGDAQDLQLSVGRLACHLVARSQVETAFYAPGALARLVQTQCLCHSMCPDLLLLALEHKDYFLCQLCLQLFPDIPEVVTCACLKTFIGVPDGDVEMVSLEPDSVSFMEGLVAAGARGGQQNGFSPPLFEDSWDPHHQPKPPQHQDKKNPTLQLEVCPVGLHKAVLLNEVLQTPYSDNLLVPHLKDLNAPQVILFLQYLQFIYFKYSQDVYTQTPVLRSPTMTQIIDWVCLLLDAHFTVLVMAPDAKGLLSNLQSFVKSQVKLFSELGKIEGSLQELHKMKPSKDISQYSIEVIELF, encoded by the exons ATGGCCACGCTGTTTGAGGGATTCACGTTGTGCGGACTTGTACAAACTCCAAGTGCTTCAGATTCGGCAATTCAAGGAATTGAACTGGATGGAGACAGTGACCATGCCGTCGTCACCGATTCTACGAGAGCTGTCACTTTATACAAG GTTTCAGACCAGAAGCCTCTGGGTAGCTGGACGGTGAAACAGGGACAGTTGTTGACTTGTCCTGCAGTGTTCAACTTTCAGACCAAGGAATATGTAGTGGTCTCTGACAACAAG GTCATCAGAGTTTGGAAAGAAGAGGACCTAAATTTAGACAAAGCATTTAAAGCAACT GTATCTGCTGATGTATGGAGGGTCCACTCTGCCCCAGGGGGAGAGCCTGTGGTGCTGTTTCAGAGAGGGGCAGTCAGACTCCTGgactccctcctctctgccccccAGCAGCCCATAGAGGACATCCTGTCAGAGGAGGAGGACATAAG GTGGAGCACCAACATCGTGGCTGAGAAACAACACTTTGTCCTCTTCACGACAGAGCAG AGAGGGGAGCACTTCCTGTATGTGCAGAGGCTCAACCCCAACACTCTACAGAAGTATAGGCTGGAGAGAGAAGACTCTGGAGCTTCCCCATTgagtttctctgcctctctccggGACAAACACATCAACCTGCTCTACCTGT ACCCTAACggctgtgtgtaccagtgtgtggtGGCAGTGCAGGGGCCTGTGGGGCTGGAAGAGGTGCAGGCCCTGCCTCGTAGCCTGCGCCTGAGGCTGCCCGTTGGGGAGGGGGAGCTGGGCGCTGCCTCGGCAGTGGCCCTGGACGAAGCTCATGTGGCTGTGGTGGGGATGCCCCATCCCTCCGCCAGGACTGGCAAAG ATTTCCTCTGCATCTGGAATACTAATTTCCAGACTCTTCAGGCTGGCAAGGAGATGGTGGGAAGAATCCGTGGACAG GTCTGGTGTTATTTAGGGAAGCTGTTTGTCCCTCATGGCAAGGCCCTCTCCGTCATTCCCTACGAGTGTCAGAAGTCCTCCCTGGCCTCAGCCCTGGGGAAACTACGACACCCTGGGATCGCAG TGTCCAAATCGTCAGTGGCTATCCCCTCTTGGAACACCCTACTCCATGGGGATCAGCCACAGGGGCCCACCAAAATAGTGGATACCAGGAAGAGT AAGCTGAGACGGAAGAGCCAATCAGTGCCTGCCCTCACAGTGGACCAAGTACTGGAGCTTATCAAG ACTGGTCCAGTGGAGGAGGTCCGGAGGGAGGTGGAGGCCCTGGTCTCCAGAGGCGATGCCCAGGACCTGCAGCTCTCGGTGGGCCGGCTGGCCTGCCACCTGGTGGCCCGAAGCCAGGTTGAGACGGCCTTCTACGCTCCCGGGGCCTTGGCACGGCTGGTGCAAACACAGTGCCTTTGCCACAG CATGTGTCCCGACCTCCTGCTGCTGGCTCTGGAGCACAAGGACTACTTCCTGTGTCAGCTCTGCCTGCAGCTCTTCCCAGACATCCCTGAGGTGGTCACGTGTGCCTGCCTCAAAACCTTCATCGG TGTGCCAGACGGCGATGTGGAGATGGTGAGCCTGGAGCCGGACAGCGTGTCCTTCATGGAGGGCCTGGTGGCGGCGGGGGCCCGGGGGGGCCAACAGAACGGCTTCAGCCCCCCTCTGTTTGAGGACAGCTGGGACCCCCACCACCAGCCCAAACCTCCCCAGCACCAGGATAAGAAGAACCCCACACTGCAGCTGGAGGTCTGCCCCGTGGGTCTACACAAGGCTGTGCTACT TAATGAGGTCCTGCAGACGCCGTACAGTGACAACCTTCTCGTCCCCCACCTGAAGGACCTCAATGCTCCGCAGGTTATT cTCTTTCTTCAGTACCTCCAGTTCATCTATTTCAAATATTCCCAAGACGTCTACACACAAACGCCAGTTTTGAGATCGCCCACAATGACGCAG ATCATTGACTGGGTGTGCCTGTTGTTGGATGCTCATTTCACAGTCTTGGTCATGGCTCCTGATGCCAAAGGATTGCTGTCAAATCTCCAAAGCTTTGTCAAGTCCCAG
- the LOC124003444 gene encoding cytoplasmic phosphatidylinositol transfer protein 1-like isoform X1 encodes MLLKEYRICMPLTVEEYRIGQLYMISKHSHEQSDRGEGVEVVQNEPFEDPAHGQGQFTEKRVYLNSKLPSWARAVVPNIFYVTEKAWNYYPYTITEYTCSFLPKFSIHIETKYEDNKGSNDNIFSDSENKDQEREVCFVDIAYDEIPERYYKESEDLRYFKSEKTSRGMLQEGWRDTQEPIMCSYKLVTVKFEVWGLQTRVEQFVHKVVRDVLLLGHRQAFAWVDEWIDMTMDEVREYERTIQEATNEKIGIFPPSISISEMPLSSCTLSGPASAPTTPLCTDAPEFLSVPKDRARKKSAPETLTLPDSATQNQSGVPQGSMLVPVPNQNHSPWPSSDSDQAGLGGE; translated from the exons tACAGGATTGGCCAGCTGTATATGATCAGCAAGCACAGCCATGAGCAGAGTGACCGCGGTGAGGGGGTGGAGGTGGTCCAGAATGAACCGTTTGAGGACCCCGCCCACGGTCAGGGCCAGTTCACAGAGAAACGTGTCTATCTCAACAG TAAATTGCCCAGCTGGGCTCGAGCAGTGGTGCCCAACATCTTCTACGTAACAGAGAAGGCCTGGAACTACTACCCTTATACCATAACag AGTACACC TGTTCTTTCTTGCCCAAGTTCTCCATTCACATAGAGACGAAATACGAGGACAACAAAGGCAGCAATGACAAC atCTTCTCAGACAGTGAAAATAAAGACCAGGAAAGAGAAGTGTGTTTTGTGGATATCGCCTACGACGAGATCCCTGAGAGATACTATAAAGAGTCTGag GACCTGCGGTACTTCAAGTCAGAGAAGACGTCGAGGGGCATGCTGCAGGAGGGCTGGAGGGACACCCAGGAGCCCATCATGTGCTCCTACAAGCTGGTCACCGTCAAGTTTGAAGTGTGGGGCCTGCAGACGCGCGTAGAGCAGTTTGTACACAAG gtgGTGCGTGACGTGCTGCTCCTGGGCCACAGGCAGGCTTTTGCCTGGGTGGATGAGTGGATCG acaTGACGATGGATGAGGTGAGAGAGTATGAGCGCACCATCCAGGAAGCCACCAACGAGAAGATTGGGATTTTCCCCCCGTCGATCTCCATCAGCGAGATGCCCCTGTCCTCCTGCACCCTCTCCGGCCCTGCCAGCGCCCCCACCACCCCCCTCTGCACTGATGCCCCAGAGTTCCTCTCCGTCCCCAAGGACCGAGCCCGCAAGAAGTCCGCCCCTGAGACCCTCACCCTGCCCGACTCCGCTACCCAGAACCAGAGTGGAGTCCCCCAGGGCTCTATGCTGGTGCCAGTTCCAAATCAAAATCACTCCCCCTGGCCCTCCTCTGACTCTGACCAGGCTGGGTTAGGGGGGGAATAG